Proteins from a genomic interval of Sinorhizobium fredii USDA 257:
- a CDS encoding ferredoxin family protein — protein MTASVVRIEDKLYQNRYLVDAGRPHIKVRQHQSPSPNLLALTVVCPAKCYEVNEDGQVEVTADGCMECGTCRVLCEESGDIDWSYPRGGFGVLFKFG, from the coding sequence ATGACAGCTTCAGTCGTTCGCATTGAAGACAAGCTTTACCAAAACCGTTACCTGGTGGACGCGGGGCGGCCGCACATCAAGGTGCGGCAGCATCAGTCTCCGAGCCCAAACCTGCTTGCGCTGACCGTTGTTTGCCCCGCGAAATGCTACGAGGTGAATGAAGACGGCCAAGTAGAGGTTACTGCGGATGGATGCATGGAATGCGGGACATGTAGAGTGCTGTGCGAAGAGAGCGGTGACATTGATTGGAGCTATCCGCGAGGTGGATTCGGTGTGCTCTTTAAATTCGGATGA
- the nifA gene encoding nif-specific transcriptional activator NifA has translation MTELSPKTMHKRDLGCSGLYRISKVLITSASLEIKLANVINTLPALLPMRRGAIVVVGAEGEPETTATFGVEPPSSGARHIAAKAAIDRIVAKGAPLVVPDTCRSELFQDELQSIVSGTGLVTFIGVPMKADQETLGTLWIDRAKDGAATRTQFEEEVRFLSMVANLAARAVRLDGHESRDSRPIGEEGDRKISAGDKELPEPTRQRPTRIDWIVGESPALRQVVESVKVVAQTNSAVLLRGESGTGKEFFAKAIHELSPRRKKPFVKLNCAALSAGVLESELFGHEKGAFTGAISQRAGRFELADGGTLLLDEIGEISPAFQAKLLRVLQEGELERVGGTKTLKVDVRLICATNKDLETAVAEGEFRADLYYRINVVPLFLPPLRERNGDIPRLAKVFLDRFNRENNRNLEFTPAALEILSRCKFPGNVRELENCVRRTATLARSGTIVPSDFSCQNAQCFSSMLGKTADRPLGTHSLNGLTMSRRLPVESPVGLGYPNSPGDLTVAPNLTNRELLISAMEKAGWVQAKAARILGLTPRQVGYALRRHGIQVKKI, from the coding sequence ATGACTGAATTATCCCCTAAAACCATGCACAAACGGGACTTGGGGTGCAGCGGTCTCTATCGGATATCGAAGGTTTTGATCACTTCAGCCAGCCTCGAGATCAAGCTTGCCAATGTGATTAACACCCTCCCCGCACTTTTGCCAATGCGGCGCGGCGCAATCGTCGTTGTGGGCGCTGAAGGAGAGCCCGAGACAACTGCGACGTTCGGGGTTGAGCCTCCATCATCAGGCGCGCGCCACATTGCTGCGAAGGCTGCAATAGATAGAATCGTCGCAAAAGGTGCGCCGCTGGTCGTACCGGACACTTGCAGGTCGGAACTGTTCCAGGATGAGCTTCAGAGTATCGTGAGCGGCACTGGCCTAGTCACCTTCATTGGTGTCCCGATGAAGGCCGATCAAGAAACGCTTGGAACATTATGGATCGACCGCGCCAAGGATGGCGCAGCCACCAGAACACAATTTGAGGAAGAGGTGCGTTTCCTGTCGATGGTCGCCAACCTTGCGGCCCGAGCGGTTCGGCTGGATGGCCACGAGAGCCGCGATAGTCGGCCGATCGGCGAGGAGGGCGATCGCAAGATTAGTGCAGGCGACAAGGAACTGCCTGAACCAACCCGACAACGGCCTACGAGAATCGACTGGATTGTCGGGGAAAGCCCCGCACTCAGGCAAGTGGTTGAAAGCGTCAAAGTCGTTGCACAAACCAACTCTGCGGTGCTCCTCAGGGGCGAAAGCGGCACAGGCAAGGAATTCTTCGCAAAGGCAATCCACGAGCTTTCACCTCGCAGAAAAAAGCCGTTCGTGAAGTTGAATTGCGCGGCACTGTCTGCAGGCGTCCTGGAATCGGAACTGTTTGGGCATGAAAAGGGCGCCTTTACGGGGGCCATCTCTCAGCGCGCAGGCCGTTTCGAACTGGCGGATGGCGGGACGCTCCTGCTCGACGAGATTGGCGAGATCTCGCCGGCCTTTCAAGCGAAACTGTTGCGCGTCTTGCAGGAAGGAGAGCTTGAGCGAGTTGGCGGCACAAAAACGCTCAAAGTGGACGTCCGACTCATATGCGCCACCAACAAGGACCTGGAGACGGCGGTGGCCGAGGGGGAGTTCCGGGCTGACCTTTATTATCGCATCAATGTAGTGCCTCTCTTTTTGCCGCCTCTCAGGGAGCGAAATGGAGATATTCCACGCCTTGCGAAGGTTTTCCTCGACCGGTTCAACAGGGAAAACAATCGCAATCTCGAATTCACGCCTGCGGCACTCGAGATCCTGTCGAGATGCAAATTTCCCGGCAACGTCCGAGAGCTTGAAAACTGCGTCCGCCGGACCGCCACTCTCGCGCGTTCGGGGACGATTGTTCCATCGGATTTCTCCTGCCAGAATGCCCAGTGCTTTTCTTCAATGCTCGGGAAAACCGCTGATAGACCGCTTGGCACCCATTCGCTCAACGGATTGACTATGAGCAGACGTTTGCCAGTCGAATCGCCGGTCGGTCTCGGTTACCCCAATAGTCCTGGCGACTTAACGGTGGCACCAAATCTAACGAACCGCGAGCTTCTCATCAGCGCGATGGAGAAGGCCGGCTGGGTTCAGGCGAAGGCAGCTCGGATCCTCGGCCTCACACCGCGGCAAGTCGGCTATGCTTTACGCCGGCATGGTATACAGGTGAAGAAGATCTAA